Proteins encoded by one window of Filimonas effusa:
- a CDS encoding nuclear transport factor 2 family protein encodes MKQLFVILILSTMALQSMAQTKDEQAVTAAVENMRKAMVDGSKAALEKLADNKLTYGHSNGKIEDKTLFVENLTNGNSDFVDIKLTDQTIAVEGSTAIVRHRLFAHTNDKGKAPGTVDLYILLVWHKVKGEWKLLARQAVKVPVA; translated from the coding sequence ATGAAACAATTATTCGTAATTCTCATCTTAAGCACAATGGCACTTCAATCAATGGCACAAACGAAAGACGAGCAGGCTGTAACAGCTGCCGTAGAAAACATGCGTAAAGCAATGGTAGATGGAAGCAAAGCTGCACTGGAAAAGCTGGCCGACAATAAACTTACCTACGGACATTCGAACGGGAAAATAGAAGACAAAACCTTGTTTGTTGAGAATCTTACCAATGGCAATTCAGATTTTGTAGATATAAAATTAACGGACCAAACAATCGCCGTTGAAGGCAGTACAGCCATTGTACGTCATCGTTTGTTTGCACATACCAACGATAAAGGAAAAGCACCCGGCACCGTAGATCTCTACATTCTGCTGGTATGGCATAAAGTGAAAGGCGAATGGAAGCTGCTGGCGCGCCAGGCGGTTAAGGTACCTGTTGCGTAG
- a CDS encoding class I SAM-dependent methyltransferase, which yields MQQVTLNYQHTNVHLWLPDAEQVKAAYYESKSRDAGIAFPHWSKLWPSALAMASFLDKHAHYIQDKQVVELAAGLGLPSLVAAAYAKQVHSSDYLPEAVDVIKQSVQLNHLTNMTCEVLDWNHLPAALRADVVLLSDINYEPEAFEQLYKVIAAFIHSGAIILLSTPQRLMARPFIERLLPWCTYQEEAIIETAEGQTFISTLVLQSG from the coding sequence ATGCAGCAGGTAACACTCAACTATCAACATACAAATGTACATCTATGGCTCCCGGATGCGGAACAGGTTAAAGCTGCCTACTACGAAAGTAAAAGCAGGGACGCCGGCATTGCATTCCCACACTGGAGCAAACTATGGCCATCGGCACTGGCCATGGCTTCCTTTCTCGATAAACACGCCCACTATATCCAGGATAAACAGGTGGTGGAACTTGCAGCAGGGTTAGGCCTGCCTTCACTGGTAGCAGCCGCTTACGCCAAACAGGTGCACAGCAGCGACTACCTGCCCGAAGCAGTGGATGTAATAAAGCAGTCGGTACAACTCAATCATCTCACAAACATGACCTGCGAAGTACTGGACTGGAATCATTTGCCAGCCGCACTACGTGCCGACGTAGTATTACTGAGCGATATCAATTATGAACCTGAAGCTTTTGAGCAATTATACAAAGTGATTGCCGCCTTTATACATTCCGGCGCCATTATACTGCTAAGCACTCCGCAGCGCCTGATGGCACGACCTTTTATAGAACGTTTATTGCCCTGGTGCACTTACCAGGAAGAAGCGATAATAGAAACGGCAGAAGGACAAACTTTTATAAGTACACTGGTACTGCAGTCCGGCTAA
- the hemH gene encoding ferrochelatase produces MQLHKKSAVILMNLGSPDSTEVKDVRKYLDEFLMDKRVINAPYIFRAMLVKGIIVPFRAPKSAEAYRSIWWKEGSPLIVLTKQLQEAVQDKMPVPVEIAMRYGSPSPKAAYDSLLQQVPDLEEVVLFPLYPHYAMSSYETAVEYMKEVKEKYGYKFKLSVIPPYYNHPEYINALAGSIKPFLEQEYDKVVFSYHGVPERHIRLGDVTGCHCLQTEDCCTKPSVAHTQCYRHQTFETTRLVTEALNLPKEKVEQTFQSRLGRDKWLEPATANRLAELPAEGVKKILVVCPAFVSDCLETLEEIAMGGKEIFEHAGGESFTHIPCLNVQPQWVETVVDMSLNAASGN; encoded by the coding sequence ATGCAATTACACAAGAAGAGCGCTGTTATATTGATGAACCTGGGTTCGCCCGATTCTACTGAAGTGAAAGATGTGCGTAAGTACCTCGATGAGTTCCTGATGGATAAAAGGGTGATCAATGCCCCTTATATTTTCCGCGCCATGCTGGTTAAAGGGATCATTGTTCCGTTCCGTGCACCCAAGTCTGCCGAGGCCTACCGCTCTATCTGGTGGAAAGAGGGCTCCCCGCTGATTGTATTAACCAAACAATTACAGGAGGCGGTTCAGGACAAAATGCCTGTGCCTGTTGAGATAGCGATGCGTTATGGCAGTCCCAGCCCTAAAGCGGCTTACGACAGCCTGTTACAGCAGGTGCCTGACCTGGAGGAAGTGGTTCTTTTCCCTCTATATCCGCATTATGCAATGAGCAGTTATGAAACTGCGGTGGAGTATATGAAGGAAGTGAAGGAAAAGTATGGTTATAAGTTTAAATTATCTGTTATACCGCCGTATTATAACCATCCCGAATATATCAATGCACTGGCCGGAAGCATCAAACCTTTCCTGGAGCAGGAATATGATAAAGTGGTGTTCAGTTATCATGGTGTACCTGAGCGGCATATCCGTTTGGGTGATGTAACGGGTTGTCATTGCCTGCAAACGGAAGACTGTTGTACAAAGCCTTCTGTGGCGCATACGCAGTGTTACCGTCATCAGACATTTGAAACAACACGCCTGGTGACAGAAGCGCTGAACCTGCCTAAAGAGAAGGTAGAGCAAACCTTCCAGTCGCGCCTGGGACGGGATAAATGGCTGGAACCCGCTACTGCCAACCGTTTGGCAGAATTACCGGCCGAAGGTGTGAAAAAGATACTGGTAGTATGTCCTGCATTTGTAAGCGACTGCCTGGAAACGCTGGAAGAAATAGCGATGGGTGGCAAGGAGATCTTCGAGCATGCAGGCGGCGAATCGTTTACGCATATTCCCTGTTTAAATGTTCAGCCCCAGTGGGTGGAAACAGTGGTTGATATGTCGTTAAACGCAGCATCCGGAAACTAA
- the hemA gene encoding glutamyl-tRNA reductase — protein MDVNQFFAAGINYKKTDASIRGQFAVNPEQYALVLCKAAQAGIRELFVLSTCNRTEIYGLAPDAETLMALLCSQTTGSIEDFTELAYVKRGMEAIEHFFNVGAGLDSQILGDYEIVGQIKQAIKFSKEYGFIGAFLERLYNTVLQSSKAIKGETELSSGTVSVSFAAIQFLKQQLTQPANKKIVLLGTGKIGRNTCKNLVDYLGCRRITLINRTDEKAAALAGELGLQYALYSDLEQQVTEADVVVVATHAEGPVFSKQLLENSGSKILIDLSIPNNIDPAAGLLPHITLVNVDGLSKINDETLQKRLEEVPHAKAIITTHIGEFVEWCGMRRHVPALKAARQKLMELQQCGLFLATHPHIADSDVDKHSEMVQKVINNMALRMRRQQLPGCSYIEAINDFFTVRVN, from the coding sequence ATGGATGTAAACCAATTTTTTGCGGCAGGAATTAACTACAAAAAGACAGACGCGTCGATCAGAGGACAATTTGCTGTCAACCCCGAACAATATGCGCTGGTATTATGCAAAGCTGCGCAGGCAGGAATCAGGGAATTATTTGTATTGAGCACCTGCAACCGTACCGAAATTTATGGCCTGGCCCCCGATGCAGAAACCCTGATGGCGTTATTATGCAGCCAAACAACAGGCTCCATTGAAGATTTTACCGAACTGGCATATGTGAAGCGCGGGATGGAAGCCATAGAACATTTTTTTAATGTAGGCGCCGGCCTTGACTCACAGATCCTGGGCGACTATGAAATAGTAGGGCAGATTAAACAGGCTATCAAGTTCTCGAAAGAATATGGCTTCATAGGCGCTTTCCTCGAACGTTTATACAATACCGTATTACAATCATCAAAAGCCATCAAAGGCGAAACCGAGCTGAGCAGTGGCACTGTATCCGTTTCATTTGCCGCCATCCAGTTCCTGAAACAACAGCTTACCCAACCTGCCAATAAGAAGATCGTATTGCTGGGAACAGGCAAAATAGGCCGTAATACCTGCAAGAACCTGGTAGATTATCTTGGTTGCCGCCGTATAACGCTTATCAACCGTACCGACGAAAAGGCAGCGGCACTGGCAGGCGAATTAGGTTTACAATACGCGCTGTACAGCGACCTCGAACAACAGGTTACGGAGGCCGATGTGGTTGTAGTAGCTACCCATGCCGAAGGTCCTGTTTTCAGCAAACAACTGCTCGAAAACAGCGGCAGCAAAATACTGATAGATCTTTCCATACCCAACAATATAGATCCGGCAGCAGGTTTATTACCGCATATCACCCTGGTGAATGTAGACGGCCTGTCGAAGATCAATGACGAAACCCTGCAAAAGCGGCTTGAAGAAGTACCGCATGCAAAAGCTATCATAACCACTCATATCGGAGAATTCGTAGAATGGTGTGGCATGCGCAGGCACGTGCCCGCATTGAAAGCCGCCCGCCAGAAGCTGATGGAATTACAGCAATGCGGTTTATTCCTTGCCACACACCCGCATATTGCAGATTCAGATGTAGACAAACATTCCGAGATGGTGCAAAAGGTGATCAACAATATGGCTTTACGCATGCGCAGGCAACAGCTACCCGGCTGTTCTTATATTGAAGCCATCAATGATTTTTTTACCGTACGCGTTAACTAA
- a CDS encoding uroporphyrinogen-III synthase — translation MQAVKSHILCTRSLEEPVLSKAAAAGVVIDTVSFIETQPVVTEVFKQTVTEVAANPATIVFTSMNAVDAVVSQLEQIPTHWHIYCIGGITKELVKKYFGEQCLMGTGKSAALLAEKISHAAATPEEVVFFCGDQRLDELPQALQAHQIKVREVVSYTTILTPQTIDINYDAVIFFSPSAAHSFFSENTVHTDIPLFAIGKTTAATIRSYVANTVITSEWPGKEHMIDLVIEYFNKR, via the coding sequence ATGCAGGCAGTTAAATCACATATCCTGTGTACCCGTTCATTAGAAGAGCCGGTATTATCAAAAGCGGCAGCAGCCGGAGTTGTTATAGACACTGTTTCTTTTATAGAAACACAGCCCGTTGTCACCGAAGTTTTTAAACAAACCGTAACAGAAGTAGCGGCCAACCCGGCCACTATCGTTTTCACCAGTATGAATGCTGTTGATGCAGTGGTTAGCCAGCTGGAACAAATTCCAACGCATTGGCATATTTACTGCATCGGCGGTATCACCAAAGAACTGGTGAAGAAGTATTTTGGCGAACAATGCCTGATGGGCACAGGCAAAAGCGCTGCACTGCTGGCCGAAAAGATCAGCCATGCAGCTGCAACACCCGAAGAAGTTGTTTTCTTCTGCGGCGATCAGCGCCTCGATGAGTTGCCGCAGGCTTTACAGGCGCACCAGATCAAAGTTCGCGAAGTGGTTTCCTATACCACTATCCTTACGCCGCAAACCATAGATATCAATTATGATGCGGTAATATTTTTCAGTCCCAGCGCTGCACACAGCTTTTTCTCCGAAAACACGGTACATACCGATATTCCATTATTCGCCATAGGAAAAACAACCGCTGCCACCATTCGCTCGTACGTAGCCAATACCGTTATCACCAGCGAATGGCCCGGTAAAGAACACATGATAGATTTAGTGATAGAATATTTCAACAAGCGATAA
- the hemC gene encoding hydroxymethylbilane synthase, producing MNQALKIGTRDSELAVWQATLVQQQLAAHGISSELVFIKSDGDIDLVTPLYEIGVQGIFTKTLDAALLSKRIDLAVHSMKDVPTQPAKGIVPAAVLKRASYKDLLVYKGELPNAIAHYNAQANYPPLTIATSSIRRKAQWLHRYPGHNIENLRGNVNTRLQKVADSNWNGAIFAAAGLERIEKRPEQSIELDWMLPAAAQGAIMVVCREDDNATLESCVLLHDTNTALCTRIERDFLRTLFGGCSTPISALAVIDKNLLSFTGNILSLNGQQKLEISEEIELDNDPALIEAIGKKAADTLLARGADKIVEEIRHAGS from the coding sequence ATGAATCAAGCACTTAAAATAGGTACAAGAGACAGTGAGCTGGCTGTTTGGCAGGCTACGCTGGTACAACAGCAACTGGCAGCACACGGCATCAGCAGTGAACTGGTCTTTATTAAAAGCGATGGCGATATAGACCTGGTAACACCTTTATATGAAATAGGCGTTCAGGGTATTTTCACCAAAACGCTCGACGCTGCCTTGTTAAGCAAAAGAATAGACCTGGCCGTTCACTCTATGAAGGATGTGCCTACACAACCTGCAAAAGGCATTGTTCCGGCAGCTGTGTTAAAGCGGGCGTCTTACAAAGACCTGCTGGTATATAAAGGTGAATTACCCAACGCCATTGCGCATTACAACGCACAGGCAAACTACCCGCCGCTGACCATTGCCACCAGCAGTATCCGCCGTAAGGCCCAATGGCTGCACCGTTATCCCGGTCACAACATAGAAAACCTGCGCGGCAACGTCAATACACGCCTGCAAAAGGTGGCAGACAGTAACTGGAACGGAGCCATTTTTGCCGCGGCGGGACTGGAACGTATTGAAAAACGTCCCGAACAATCCATAGAACTGGACTGGATGTTACCCGCAGCAGCCCAGGGCGCCATTATGGTTGTTTGCAGAGAAGACGACAATGCCACACTGGAAAGCTGCGTCTTACTCCACGATACGAACACAGCGCTTTGTACCCGCATTGAACGTGATTTTCTCCGCACTTTATTCGGCGGCTGCTCAACTCCTATCAGCGCATTGGCGGTAATAGACAAAAACCTGCTTAGCTTTACAGGAAATATTCTTTCGCTGAATGGGCAGCAAAAATTAGAGATCAGTGAAGAAATAGAGCTGGACAACGATCCGGCTCTGATTGAAGCCATAGGAAAAAAAGCTGCTGATACATTGCTGGCGAGAGGAGCCGATAAAATAGTAGAGGAGATTCGTCATGCAGGCAGTTAA
- the hemN gene encoding oxygen-independent coproporphyrinogen III oxidase, producing MTVPVSLLHKYNVPAPRYTSYPTVPFWKEMTAAGPWLQSFGQQFGEQNHTNGLSLYLHLPFCEVLCTYCGCNKKITTNHKVESPYIEALLKEWALYLEQINSKPIIRELHLGGGTPTFFSPENLRTLLQGILKDAIIHPEHDFSFEGHPNNTTEAHLQCLYDLGFRRVSYGVQDHDARVQRAINRIQPFENVKRVTEQARAIGYHSVNFDLIYGLPFQTLESIDHTIRQSIDLQPDRIAFYSYAHVPWTSKAQRLFTEADLPTAPMKLLLYQQGKNRLVEKGYRDIGMDHFSLPADDLYKAWEEGRLHRNFMGYTTQNSNILIGLGVSSISDTGVGYAQNEKTIHDYYARIEKNELPIFKGCELTTEDISFKKYIKETSCQGRTTFAAADLDLLRQYSFPELKLLAADGLVNWNEEKLEVTELGRHFIRNICRSFDLHLLRSQATPSNKPLFSQAI from the coding sequence ATGACCGTCCCCGTTTCTCTTTTGCACAAGTATAATGTGCCTGCGCCACGATATACCAGTTATCCCACCGTTCCTTTCTGGAAAGAGATGACTGCCGCAGGCCCATGGCTTCAATCCTTCGGGCAGCAGTTCGGTGAGCAAAATCATACAAACGGCCTCAGTTTATACCTGCATTTACCTTTTTGTGAAGTATTATGCACCTATTGCGGTTGCAATAAAAAAATCACAACAAATCATAAGGTAGAGTCTCCCTATATCGAAGCCCTGCTGAAAGAATGGGCGCTTTACCTGGAGCAGATAAACAGTAAGCCCATTATCAGGGAGTTACACCTCGGTGGAGGCACCCCCACCTTCTTCTCTCCCGAAAATCTCCGGACATTACTGCAAGGCATTTTAAAGGACGCCATCATACATCCCGAACATGATTTCAGTTTCGAAGGCCATCCCAATAATACCACAGAAGCACATTTACAATGTTTGTACGACCTGGGATTCCGCCGTGTTAGTTATGGCGTACAGGATCATGATGCGCGCGTACAACGCGCCATCAACCGCATCCAGCCTTTTGAAAATGTAAAACGTGTTACAGAACAGGCACGCGCTATCGGCTATCACTCGGTAAACTTCGATCTTATCTATGGACTGCCATTCCAGACACTCGAAAGCATCGACCACACGATCAGGCAATCGATAGACCTGCAACCCGACCGTATCGCCTTTTACAGTTATGCGCATGTTCCGTGGACCAGCAAGGCGCAACGCCTGTTTACAGAAGCCGATCTTCCAACAGCCCCCATGAAACTACTGTTGTACCAGCAGGGCAAGAACAGGCTGGTAGAAAAAGGATACCGCGATATAGGCATGGATCACTTTTCATTGCCAGCAGACGACCTCTATAAAGCATGGGAAGAAGGCCGTTTACACAGGAACTTCATGGGGTATACTACACAAAACTCCAATATACTCATAGGCTTGGGCGTATCCTCCATCAGCGATACGGGAGTAGGCTATGCACAGAATGAAAAAACCATTCATGACTACTACGCCCGCATCGAAAAGAATGAATTGCCCATATTCAAAGGCTGTGAGCTTACCACCGAAGACATTTCGTTTAAAAAATATATTAAAGAAACCAGTTGCCAGGGACGTACCACCTTTGCTGCTGCCGACCTGGACCTGCTGCGCCAGTACAGCTTCCCCGAACTGAAGCTGCTCGCAGCCGATGGTCTCGTGAACTGGAACGAAGAAAAATTAGAGGTAACAGAACTGGGCCGCCACTTCATCCGTAATATCTGCCGGTCATTCGACCTTCATTTATTAAGAAGTCAGGCAACCCCTTCCAACAAACCTTTATTCAGTCAGGCGATATAA
- a CDS encoding CopD family protein has translation MLYAYLKALHIIFVVTWFAGLFYMPRLFIYNIEAGEKEEAAKNALRQQFGIMMKRLWYGITWPSAIITLILGPVIMFLNNWHLILLEPGGYWLTIKLLFVVVLYVYFYTIHLIFKQQINGVFKYTSQQLRIWNEVATILLVAIVMLATVKQSLSFLWASVGFILFIIAIMSAIKIYKILRMKKS, from the coding sequence ATGTTGTACGCTTACCTTAAAGCCCTGCATATTATTTTCGTTGTTACCTGGTTTGCCGGCCTCTTTTACATGCCCCGTCTTTTTATTTATAACATAGAAGCGGGAGAAAAAGAAGAAGCGGCAAAGAATGCATTGCGGCAGCAATTTGGTATTATGATGAAACGCCTCTGGTATGGCATTACATGGCCTTCGGCCATCATTACGCTTATCCTGGGGCCTGTTATCATGTTCCTGAACAACTGGCACCTGATACTGCTGGAACCCGGTGGTTACTGGCTTACCATTAAATTGTTGTTTGTAGTAGTGCTTTATGTTTATTTCTATACTATTCACCTCATTTTTAAGCAACAGATCAACGGGGTGTTTAAATATACTTCGCAGCAATTGCGGATCTGGAATGAAGTGGCAACCATCTTGCTGGTGGCTATTGTGATGCTGGCAACGGTAAAACAAAGCTTAAGCTTCTTGTGGGCATCGGTAGGGTTTATTCTTTTCATTATTGCCATCATGAGCGCCATCAAGATCTACAAGATCCTGAGGATGAAGAAAAGCTGA
- a CDS encoding DNA recombination protein RmuC: MILIYIGLLIIIALLAALLVMVNKQASREPQWSRLEAAVKQEITANRQEAAEQARQGRMELSSALRDQHMSTLSRLDHMREVMEKKISELQTGNEKKLDQMRATVDEKLQKTLETRLGESFKLVSERLEAVHKGLGDMQQLATGVGDLKRVLSNVKTRGILGEYQLENMLEQLLTPEQYAKNVKTKEGSSALVEFALKLPGKADKDKAMWMPIDSKFPREDFELLTDAYDQANSEMVEEYRRRFVKGIKKCAGDISSKYIDPPNTTDFALLFLPFESLYAEVLRTPGLFEQVQRECKVIITGPTTLSAILNSLQMGFRTLAIERRSSEVWQLLGAVKTEFGNFGAILDKTQKKIQEAGNVIEQAGIRTRAIERKLRTVQELPRDEADQLLENGSQTHFLPETEA; this comes from the coding sequence ATGATATTGATATACATAGGGTTACTGATCATTATCGCGTTGCTCGCCGCTTTGCTGGTGATGGTGAACAAACAAGCCTCCCGGGAGCCGCAATGGAGCCGCCTTGAAGCCGCCGTAAAGCAGGAAATAACCGCCAACCGCCAGGAAGCAGCCGAACAGGCCCGGCAGGGACGCATGGAGCTGTCATCTGCCTTACGCGATCAGCATATGTCAACCTTGTCGCGGCTCGATCATATGCGCGAGGTGATGGAAAAAAAGATCAGTGAGCTTCAAACGGGCAACGAAAAGAAACTGGACCAGATGCGGGCCACAGTAGATGAAAAACTGCAGAAAACACTGGAAACACGCCTGGGCGAATCGTTCAAGCTGGTAAGCGAACGCCTCGAAGCGGTTCATAAAGGCCTGGGCGATATGCAGCAACTGGCCACAGGAGTAGGCGATCTGAAACGTGTGCTCAGCAATGTTAAAACCCGCGGCATCCTGGGCGAATACCAGCTCGAAAACATGCTGGAACAACTGCTTACACCGGAACAGTACGCCAAAAACGTAAAAACAAAAGAAGGCTCGTCCGCATTGGTTGAGTTTGCACTCAAACTCCCCGGCAAAGCCGATAAGGACAAGGCCATGTGGATGCCGATAGATTCCAAATTCCCCAGAGAAGATTTTGAACTGTTAACCGATGCTTACGACCAGGCCAACAGCGAGATGGTAGAAGAATACCGCCGCCGCTTTGTAAAAGGCATAAAGAAATGCGCCGGCGACATCAGCAGTAAATACATTGATCCGCCCAACACAACAGACTTTGCGCTGCTATTCCTCCCCTTCGAAAGCCTTTATGCCGAAGTGTTGCGCACACCCGGCCTCTTTGAACAGGTACAACGCGAATGCAAGGTTATCATAACTGGGCCTACTACTCTTTCGGCTATTCTCAACAGCTTACAAATGGGCTTCAGGACCCTGGCAATAGAACGCCGGTCGAGCGAGGTATGGCAACTGCTGGGTGCAGTGAAGACCGAATTCGGCAACTTTGGCGCTATTCTCGACAAAACACAGAAAAAGATCCAGGAAGCAGGAAATGTCATAGAACAGGCCGGCATACGTACCAGGGCTATTGAAAGAAAGCTGCGCACCGTGCAGGAACTGCCGCGCGACGAGGCCGATCAGTTACTTGAGAATGGCAGCCAAACGCATTTTTTACCTGAAACAGAAGCATAG
- a CDS encoding energy transducer TonB, translating into MFSKPIRTILIVLMVMPLAVIAQKETTYVYYNALWKPTIKDSAAFYTKLYWQGQLLHKELYRADSSVLLMSGSYLDSAATIEQGYVKRYRGRALRDSILFEKGERREGWFFYPSGHKRAYFHTTAPGKYDVQRGWDEDGKEITPFVVFQPASFPGGDSAWKAYLMQGLATGQPVEYTQGKISGKVLVMFSILPDGAVGDVHVRTSSGQDALDKHAIEVIKNSPRWNPAIQFNKKVRFFQKQELTYAKMENKE; encoded by the coding sequence ATGTTCAGTAAACCAATTCGTACTATTTTGATAGTTCTGATGGTAATGCCGCTTGCCGTTATTGCGCAAAAGGAAACTACCTATGTTTATTATAATGCATTGTGGAAGCCCACGATAAAGGACTCCGCTGCTTTTTACACAAAGCTTTACTGGCAGGGCCAATTGCTTCATAAAGAACTTTATCGTGCCGACAGCAGTGTGCTCCTCATGTCGGGCAGTTATCTCGACTCAGCAGCTACTATTGAACAGGGATATGTGAAACGTTACAGGGGAAGAGCTTTAAGAGATTCTATCCTGTTTGAAAAAGGAGAGCGCCGCGAAGGATGGTTTTTTTATCCGAGTGGTCATAAAAGGGCCTATTTTCATACAACAGCGCCCGGTAAATATGACGTACAACGCGGATGGGACGAAGACGGTAAAGAGATAACACCATTTGTTGTTTTTCAGCCTGCCAGCTTTCCCGGAGGTGACAGCGCCTGGAAGGCTTACCTGATGCAGGGTTTGGCAACTGGTCAGCCCGTAGAATATACACAAGGCAAGATCAGCGGTAAGGTTCTGGTGATGTTTTCTATACTGCCCGATGGCGCTGTTGGAGATGTGCATGTAAGAACTTCTTCAGGTCAGGATGCGCTCGATAAACATGCAATAGAAGTTATAAAGAACAGTCCGCGCTGGAATCCTGCTATCCAGTTCAATAAAAAAGTACGTTTCTTTCAAAAGCAGGAATTGACTTATGCGAAGATGGAGAACAAAGAGTAA
- the hemE gene encoding uroporphyrinogen decarboxylase: protein MLQNDLLLRTLRGEATERTPVWMMRQAGRYLPDYIKLREKYSFFERCQRPELATEITLQPVDQVGVDAAIIFSDILVVPQAMGLEVQLIEHKGPVLPDPIKTAKDLERLRIPDVEESLGYVFEALRLTKKELNGRVPLIGFAGAPWTLLCYMVQGKGSKTFDEAKAFCYTQPELAHQLLQMITDTTIAYLKAQVKAGADVIQLFDSWGGLLSPADFETFSLRYMRQIIAALKDEVLTILFAKGAWFALEEMAATGANGLGIDWCITPAMARKLAGNSVTLQGNFDPARLLSPIPEIEKTVKQMLADFGPGKHIANLGHGILPNVPVDHARAFVDTVKQYKHTN, encoded by the coding sequence ATGCTACAAAACGACTTATTGTTACGTACCCTGAGAGGAGAAGCTACAGAAAGAACACCAGTATGGATGATGCGCCAGGCCGGACGCTATCTTCCCGACTATATTAAACTGAGAGAAAAATATTCCTTCTTTGAACGCTGCCAGCGTCCCGAACTGGCAACAGAGATCACTTTACAACCTGTTGATCAGGTAGGCGTTGATGCGGCTATCATCTTCTCCGATATACTGGTAGTACCACAGGCGATGGGATTGGAAGTGCAACTCATAGAACACAAGGGACCAGTATTACCCGATCCTATTAAAACAGCAAAAGACCTGGAGCGTTTACGCATTCCTGACGTAGAAGAATCCCTCGGCTATGTGTTTGAAGCGCTTCGTCTTACCAAAAAAGAATTAAACGGCCGTGTGCCATTGATAGGCTTTGCAGGCGCCCCCTGGACACTGTTATGTTATATGGTACAAGGCAAAGGCTCCAAGACCTTCGATGAAGCAAAAGCATTTTGCTATACACAACCGGAATTGGCCCACCAGCTCCTGCAAATGATCACCGACACTACCATTGCCTACCTGAAAGCACAGGTAAAAGCAGGTGCCGATGTTATCCAGCTTTTCGATAGCTGGGGTGGCTTATTAAGTCCCGCCGATTTTGAAACCTTCTCATTGCGTTACATGCGCCAGATCATTGCAGCATTAAAAGACGAAGTGCTCACCATCTTATTTGCCAAAGGCGCCTGGTTTGCGCTGGAAGAAATGGCGGCAACCGGGGCGAACGGTTTGGGTATCGACTGGTGTATCACACCTGCAATGGCACGTAAGCTTGCCGGCAACAGCGTTACTTTACAGGGTAATTTTGACCCCGCAAGACTATTATCACCCATCCCCGAAATTGAGAAAACAGTGAAACAAATGCTGGCAGATTTCGGCCCGGGCAAACATATCGCCAACCTGGGGCATGGTATTTTACCCAATGTTCCTGTAGATCACGCCAGGGCGTTTGTAGATACGGTGAAACAGTACAAACACACCAATTAA